The Desulfobulbaceae bacterium DB1 genome has a window encoding:
- a CDS encoding addiction module protein: MNTFLRSDEFDTWLAKLKDKAGKARIVHRIRCAEQGNFGDCESVGEGVSEMRIHTGPGYRVYFTRHGEVVYLLLIGGDKRTQQRDIKRAIQMIRGLKKE, translated from the coding sequence ATGAATACTTTTCTCCGTTCCGATGAGTTTGATACCTGGCTTGCCAAGCTGAAAGACAAAGCGGGAAAAGCCCGCATTGTTCATCGCATCCGGTGTGCCGAGCAGGGGAATTTCGGGGACTGTGAATCCGTTGGCGAGGGTGTATCGGAAATGCGCATTCATACCGGCCCTGGCTACAGAGTATATTTCACCCGACACGGCGAGGTAGTCTATCTGCTGCTTATTGGTGGAGACAAGCGGACCCAGCAACGTGATATTAAACGTGCCATCCAGATGATACGGGGATTAAAAAAGGAGTAA